From Lysobacter auxotrophicus, the proteins below share one genomic window:
- the yidD gene encoding membrane protein insertion efficiency factor YidD codes for MIDRLLIVLLRGYKRWISPLLGPRCRFHPTCSEYAMQAIARFGAFKGSWLALRRILRCHPLHPGGIDPVPEPPSGKTTCHRH; via the coding sequence GTGATCGACCGTCTGCTCATCGTCCTTCTGCGAGGCTACAAGCGCTGGATCAGTCCGCTGCTTGGCCCGCGCTGCCGTTTCCATCCGACGTGCTCCGAATACGCCATGCAGGCCATCGCCCGTTTCGGCGCGTTCAAGGGCAGCTGGCTGGCGCTGCGCCGCATCCTGCGTTGCCATCCCCTTCACCCGGGCGGGATCGATCCCGTGCCGGAACCACCTTCCGGGAAAACCACATGCCATCGACACTGA
- a CDS encoding dihydroorotase — MPSTLIVNARLVNEGREFDGDLRFEDGRIAQIGTGLSARANDTVIDAGGRRLLPGMIDDQVHFREPGLEYKADIATESAAAVAGGLTSFMDMPNTNPPTLDAEALENKYRRAAGRAWGNYGFYLGASNDNLAAIQSLDPLTAPGIKVFMGASTGNMLVDNPEILDGIFRDAPTPIITHCEDTPMIDAELARYKAKYGDDIPAACHPDIRSREACMKSTQLALSLARKHDTRLHVLHISTAEELALFETGPLIRADGSRKRITAETCVHFLRFDRADYARLGHLIKCNPAIKDARDREALIQALADDVIDVLATDHAPHTLEEKARPYTGAPSGLPLVQYALVAALELVHEGRLTTAQVVQKFAHAPAQLFDVKGRGFLREGYAADLVLIDDTPFTVQREDVLSKCAWSPFEGTTFRSRIASTWVNGELAWDGRQLVGQPRGERLAFDR, encoded by the coding sequence ATGCCATCGACACTGATCGTCAACGCCCGCCTGGTCAACGAAGGCCGCGAATTCGACGGCGACCTGCGTTTCGAGGACGGGCGGATCGCCCAGATCGGCACAGGATTGTCGGCGCGCGCGAACGACACCGTGATCGACGCCGGCGGGCGTCGCCTGCTGCCGGGCATGATCGACGACCAGGTGCACTTCCGCGAACCCGGTCTGGAATACAAGGCCGACATCGCGACGGAGTCGGCCGCGGCCGTCGCGGGCGGACTGACGTCCTTCATGGACATGCCCAACACCAACCCGCCCACGCTCGACGCCGAGGCGCTGGAGAACAAGTACCGCCGCGCCGCCGGCCGTGCCTGGGGCAACTACGGCTTCTACCTGGGCGCGAGCAACGACAACCTCGCCGCGATCCAGTCGCTGGATCCGCTCACCGCGCCGGGCATCAAGGTGTTCATGGGCGCGTCCACCGGCAACATGCTGGTGGACAACCCGGAGATCCTCGACGGCATCTTCCGCGACGCGCCGACGCCGATCATCACGCACTGCGAAGACACGCCGATGATCGATGCCGAACTCGCCCGCTACAAGGCGAAGTACGGCGACGACATCCCGGCCGCATGCCATCCAGACATCCGCTCGCGCGAAGCCTGCATGAAGTCGACGCAGCTCGCGCTGTCGCTCGCGCGCAAGCACGACACGCGCCTGCACGTGCTGCACATCAGCACGGCGGAGGAACTGGCGTTGTTCGAAACCGGCCCGCTGATCCGCGCCGACGGCAGCCGCAAGCGCATCACCGCCGAGACGTGCGTGCATTTCCTGCGCTTCGATCGCGCCGACTACGCGCGGCTGGGGCATCTGATCAAGTGCAATCCGGCGATCAAGGACGCCCGCGACCGCGAAGCGCTGATCCAGGCGCTGGCCGACGACGTGATCGACGTGCTCGCCACCGATCACGCGCCGCATACGCTGGAAGAAAAGGCCCGTCCCTACACCGGCGCACCGAGCGGCCTGCCGCTGGTGCAGTACGCGCTGGTCGCCGCGCTGGAACTGGTGCACGAAGGCCGCCTCACCACCGCGCAGGTCGTGCAGAAATTCGCACACGCGCCGGCGCAGCTGTTCGACGTGAAGGGGCGCGGTTTCCTTCGCGAAGGTTACGCGGCAGACCTCGTGCTCATCGACGACACGCCGTTCACCGTGCAGCGCGAGGACGTGCTGTCCAAGTGCGCGTGGTCGCCGTTCGAAGGCACGACGTTCCGTTCGCGCATCGCCTCGACCTGGGTCAACGGCGAACTGGCGTGGGACGGGCGGCAGCTGGTCGGCCAGCCGCGCGGCGAGCGCCTGGCGTTCGATCGATGA
- a CDS encoding M23 family metallopeptidase: MRFARTIALSLLAMASTGCAAAPVSPAVPAVAQASASANVPVDTRVVFPASVQQGSLVFGKVPADARVRYGARELRPTNYGTVVFGIGRDEAGPVRVDVTTADGRTQTASIAVTPRDWPVENVRGVPPKTVEPPPEIAARIEREQAQVTAARGRDDDRADFAQAFVWPVKGRISGRFGNQRVYNGVPKSPHSGMDIAAPTGTPVLAPASGVVTFVGPDLYLTGGTLLLDHGHGVSSNFLHLSRIDVKVGDRVQQGQVIGAVGATGRATGPHLHWGMNWFDVRVDPLLVLERTQ, from the coding sequence ATGAGGTTTGCAAGGACGATCGCGCTGTCGCTGCTGGCGATGGCGTCGACGGGCTGTGCCGCGGCACCGGTGTCGCCGGCGGTCCCCGCGGTTGCGCAGGCTTCGGCGTCGGCGAACGTGCCGGTCGATACGCGCGTCGTGTTTCCCGCGTCCGTGCAGCAGGGCTCGCTGGTGTTCGGCAAGGTGCCGGCCGATGCGCGCGTGCGCTACGGCGCGCGTGAATTGCGGCCGACGAACTACGGCACCGTGGTGTTCGGCATCGGGCGCGACGAAGCCGGCCCGGTGCGCGTGGACGTCACCACCGCCGACGGGCGCACGCAGACCGCGAGCATCGCGGTGACGCCGCGCGACTGGCCGGTCGAAAACGTGCGCGGCGTGCCGCCCAAGACGGTCGAGCCGCCGCCGGAGATCGCCGCGCGCATCGAGCGCGAACAGGCGCAGGTCACCGCCGCGCGCGGTCGCGACGACGATCGCGCCGACTTCGCGCAGGCATTCGTATGGCCGGTGAAGGGCCGCATCAGCGGCCGCTTCGGCAACCAGCGCGTCTACAACGGCGTACCGAAATCCCCGCACTCCGGCATGGACATCGCGGCCCCGACCGGCACGCCGGTGCTTGCGCCGGCATCGGGCGTGGTCACGTTCGTGGGCCCCGATCTCTACCTCACCGGCGGCACGCTGCTGCTGGACCACGGCCACGGCGTGAGCTCGAATTTCCTGCATTTGTCGCGCATCGACGTAAAAGTGGGCGATCGCGTGCAGCAGGGACAGGTGATCGGCGCGGTCGGCGCCACCGGGCGTGCGACCGGGCCGCATCTGCATTGGGGGATGAACTGGTTCGACGTGCGCGTGGATCCGTTGCTGGTGCTGGAGCGCACGCAGTAA
- a CDS encoding GGDEF domain-containing protein — MLAAFGMLVATSASAQLFDVSRLDGDPVPLEVLSGRHQGEFASVEGQAIHETSRRPRWWRLTAREAVQPADAPNLVLRFPYLNRVEVWRPGDAIPLRRALVGGDADLDFSTRALVVPLPQGLATGESIYLRVTALSPTPMSVAVEPLAAVHRQDLRHVALRTFVLGTLTVLALLAVGFWVGIGERTYAYLSLTLAAQAFYLACVGGEVRALPWLAELVGSDPRVGRMFGLLGVVASNSFVALYLNLPERHPRFMRVLHGCNAALLVLLLANLGTIATWLAWVANVVFLVSAATTFAVSVTAAWGRQREAYFMVLSWAPMIALVLLRVGELLGGWRNPEWMEYAFPIGLAMGGLVLTIGLTDHMHQMRRDRDHASRLATYDVLTGALTRSAINERLEALAEAAHRGRRPLSVVFFDIDFFKRINDAHGHRVGDQTLRIVALRTRNRLRTYDLFGRYGGDEILVVLPDTQLREALCVAENLRAAVNCRPLSIENRLFNTTLSLGVAELHYGETVEKLLERADAALYASKAAGRDRVTGYTASRLRTTAATPVSNTANSHGASTVV; from the coding sequence ATGCTGGCCGCGTTCGGCATGCTGGTGGCGACGTCCGCGTCGGCGCAGCTGTTCGACGTGTCCCGCCTGGACGGCGATCCCGTCCCGCTGGAAGTCCTCTCCGGCCGGCACCAGGGCGAGTTCGCCAGCGTCGAAGGCCAGGCCATCCACGAGACGAGCCGCCGCCCGCGCTGGTGGCGCCTGACCGCCCGCGAAGCGGTGCAGCCGGCCGATGCGCCGAACCTGGTCCTGCGCTTTCCCTACCTCAACCGCGTCGAAGTCTGGCGCCCCGGCGACGCGATCCCGCTGCGCCGCGCGCTGGTCGGCGGCGATGCCGACCTCGACTTCTCGACCCGCGCACTCGTCGTCCCGCTCCCGCAGGGCCTGGCGACCGGCGAATCGATCTACCTCCGCGTGACCGCCCTGTCGCCGACGCCGATGTCCGTCGCGGTCGAACCGCTGGCCGCCGTGCACCGCCAGGACCTGCGGCACGTCGCGCTGCGCACCTTCGTGCTGGGCACGCTCACGGTCCTCGCGCTGCTGGCGGTGGGGTTCTGGGTGGGAATAGGCGAGCGCACCTACGCCTACCTGTCGCTCACGCTCGCCGCGCAGGCGTTCTACCTCGCCTGCGTGGGCGGCGAGGTGCGCGCGCTGCCGTGGCTGGCCGAACTGGTCGGGTCCGATCCGCGCGTCGGGCGCATGTTCGGCCTGCTTGGCGTGGTGGCGAGCAACAGCTTCGTCGCGCTCTACCTCAATCTTCCCGAGCGGCATCCGCGCTTCATGCGCGTGCTCCACGGGTGCAATGCCGCGCTGCTGGTGCTGCTGCTGGCCAACCTCGGCACGATCGCCACGTGGTTGGCGTGGGTGGCGAACGTGGTGTTCCTGGTGTCGGCCGCGACGACCTTCGCCGTCAGCGTCACCGCCGCCTGGGGCCGCCAGCGTGAGGCGTATTTCATGGTGCTGTCGTGGGCGCCGATGATCGCGCTGGTGCTGCTGCGCGTGGGCGAACTGCTCGGCGGCTGGCGCAATCCGGAGTGGATGGAATATGCCTTCCCGATCGGCCTGGCGATGGGCGGCCTGGTGCTCACCATCGGCCTGACCGACCACATGCACCAGATGCGTCGCGATCGCGATCACGCGAGCCGGCTGGCGACCTACGACGTGCTCACCGGCGCGCTCACGCGTTCGGCGATCAACGAACGCCTGGAAGCGCTGGCCGAAGCCGCGCATCGCGGTCGCCGCCCGCTTTCGGTGGTGTTCTTCGATATCGATTTCTTCAAGCGCATCAACGACGCGCACGGCCATCGCGTGGGCGACCAGACGCTGCGGATCGTCGCGCTGCGCACGCGCAACCGGCTGCGCACGTACGATCTGTTCGGCCGCTACGGCGGCGACGAAATCCTCGTCGTGCTGCCCGACACGCAGCTGCGCGAGGCGCTGTGCGTCGCCGAGAACCTGCGCGCGGCGGTGAACTGCCGGCCGCTGTCGATCGAAAACCGCCTGTTCAACACCACGCTGAGCCTGGGCGTGGCGGAGCTGCATTACGGCGAGACGGTCGAGAAGCTCCTCGAACGCGCCGACGCGGCGCTGTACGCGAGCAAGGCCGCCGGCCGCGACCGCGTTACCGGCTACACCGCCTCCCGCCTGCGCACCACGGCGGCGACGCCAGTGTCGAATACGGCGAACTCGCACGGGGCGAGCACGGTGGTGTGA
- the folE2 gene encoding GTP cyclohydrolase FolE2: MTTTSSTPRRLPDVAFDAAAAARPLDWVGMSNIALPLRVAGPDGEAITVAASVDVSVDLKDANARGIHMSRMYLQLQNAFASETVTPAGLRRVLQTLIEKQGGISSAARLVLRYEQLLLRRALASENAGWKRYPVEIDATLRDGHLHLGLAFSVEYSSTCPASAALSRQLNAERFAEDFAAARPLSTAVVSEWLASERGLAATPHAQRSRADVRVELRPAFDEVPLAALIDGLEAALATPVQTAVKREDEQAFARLNAENLMFCEDAARRVAAALSADPRIERFDAQVSHFESLHAHDAVARVTGQGAAQA, encoded by the coding sequence GTGACCACGACTTCCTCCACTCCGCGCCGTCTGCCCGATGTCGCCTTCGATGCCGCGGCCGCGGCGCGTCCGCTCGACTGGGTCGGCATGTCCAACATCGCCCTGCCGCTCCGCGTGGCCGGGCCCGACGGCGAGGCGATCACCGTCGCCGCCTCGGTCGACGTCAGTGTCGACCTCAAGGACGCCAACGCCCGCGGCATCCACATGTCGCGCATGTACCTGCAATTGCAGAACGCCTTCGCCAGCGAGACGGTGACGCCCGCCGGCCTGCGTCGCGTGCTGCAGACGCTCATCGAGAAGCAGGGAGGCATTTCCAGCGCCGCCCGGCTGGTCCTGCGCTACGAGCAGCTGCTGCTGCGCCGTGCCCTGGCCAGCGAAAACGCCGGCTGGAAGCGCTATCCGGTCGAGATCGACGCGACCCTGCGCGACGGCCACCTGCATCTGGGGCTGGCCTTCTCGGTCGAATACTCCAGCACCTGCCCGGCGTCGGCCGCGCTGTCGCGCCAGCTCAATGCCGAACGTTTCGCCGAGGATTTCGCCGCCGCGCGTCCGCTGTCCACGGCCGTGGTGAGCGAATGGCTGGCGTCCGAACGCGGCCTGGCCGCGACGCCGCATGCCCAGCGCAGCCGCGCCGACGTTCGCGTCGAACTGCGCCCCGCCTTTGACGAGGTGCCGCTCGCGGCGCTGATCGACGGTCTGGAAGCCGCCCTCGCCACGCCGGTCCAGACGGCCGTGAAGCGCGAGGACGAGCAGGCCTTCGCCCGCCTCAACGCCGAAAACCTGATGTTCTGTGAAGACGCCGCCCGCCGCGTCGCCGCCGCGCTGTCGGCCGACCCGCGCATCGAGCGCTTCGACGCCCAGGTCTCGCACTTTGAAAGCCTCCACGCCCACGACGCCGTCGCGCGTGTGACCGGGCAGGGCGCCGCCCAGGCCTGA
- a CDS encoding phytoene/squalene synthase family protein, with protein MSDAAHEPAGPARDEALDSFLDKWRARWPEWAVAQAFVPPQQRDIAIAWAALQQELTDAAWGGSDARPGEAKLAWWMEELQGWSRGLRRHPLGITLQKHAAPWTSLGAAIPSLRDSRERPRDRDDAFAALAPFAQAVVQIEAALFDAGAADAAIVQAGLLQARLAHTGEASVPMSVIARMGEGSTRAWAAELLDHWPHGDASRPRRVWNALARQRLRRGDASLPLPPWAALWTTWRGARG; from the coding sequence ATGAGCGATGCCGCACACGAGCCCGCCGGCCCGGCACGCGACGAAGCGCTCGACAGCTTCCTCGACAAATGGCGCGCGCGCTGGCCGGAATGGGCGGTCGCGCAGGCGTTCGTGCCGCCGCAGCAGCGCGACATCGCCATCGCATGGGCGGCGTTGCAGCAGGAGCTGACCGACGCGGCCTGGGGCGGCAGCGACGCGCGCCCGGGCGAGGCGAAGCTCGCGTGGTGGATGGAAGAACTGCAGGGCTGGTCGCGCGGCCTGCGCCGGCACCCGCTCGGCATCACGCTGCAGAAGCACGCCGCGCCGTGGACGAGCTTGGGCGCGGCGATTCCTTCGTTGCGCGACAGCCGGGAGCGTCCGCGCGATCGCGACGACGCCTTCGCCGCGTTGGCGCCCTTCGCGCAGGCGGTGGTGCAGATCGAAGCGGCGCTGTTCGACGCGGGCGCCGCCGATGCCGCCATCGTGCAGGCCGGGCTGCTGCAGGCGCGCCTTGCGCACACCGGTGAGGCGTCGGTGCCGATGAGCGTCATCGCGCGGATGGGCGAGGGCAGCACGCGGGCCTGGGCGGCGGAACTGCTCGATCACTGGCCGCACGGCGACGCCAGCCGTCCGCGCCGCGTCTGGAACGCCCTCGCACGCCAGCGCCTGCGGCGAGGCGATGCCTCGCTGCCGCTGCCGCCGTGGGCGGCCCTCTGGACGACCTGGCGTGGCGCCCGCGGCTGA
- a CDS encoding phosphoglycolate phosphatase, which yields MAVEAVKFPKAVLFDLDGTLLDSAPDMVAAIDAMRAARGQPPMSLEALRPHVSKGARAMVKAAFGDVPEEERERWIPEFLDCYQQALGKHGTLFDGVDAMLAALEDAGCVWGIVTNKPEYLARELMPVLGWEQRCAVLIGGDTLSARKPDPLPLIVAAERIGIAPEDCVYVGDDERDIIAARAAGMPSVVALWGYRLDEDDPIAWQGDVMIDVPSQLIAAQAWPTTR from the coding sequence ATGGCCGTCGAGGCGGTGAAGTTCCCGAAGGCCGTGCTGTTCGATCTGGACGGAACGCTGCTGGACAGCGCGCCCGACATGGTCGCCGCCATCGACGCGATGCGCGCCGCGCGCGGCCAGCCGCCGATGTCGCTGGAGGCGTTGCGTCCGCATGTGTCCAAGGGCGCGCGCGCGATGGTCAAGGCCGCGTTCGGCGACGTACCGGAGGAAGAACGCGAGCGCTGGATTCCCGAATTCCTCGACTGCTATCAGCAGGCGCTCGGCAAGCACGGAACGCTTTTCGACGGCGTGGACGCGATGCTCGCCGCGCTGGAAGACGCCGGCTGCGTGTGGGGCATCGTCACCAACAAGCCCGAATACCTCGCGCGCGAGCTGATGCCCGTGCTGGGCTGGGAACAGCGATGCGCGGTGCTGATCGGCGGCGATACGCTGAGCGCGCGCAAGCCCGATCCGCTGCCGCTCATCGTCGCGGCCGAGCGCATCGGCATCGCCCCGGAAGACTGCGTGTACGTCGGCGACGACGAGCGCGACATCATCGCCGCGCGCGCCGCCGGCATGCCCTCGGTGGTCGCGCTGTGGGGTTATCGCCTCGACGAGGACGATCCGATCGCCTGGCAGGGCGACGTCATGATCGACGTGCCGTCGCAACTGATCGCCGCGCAGGCGTGGCCGACCACGCGATGA
- the ubiG gene encoding bifunctional 2-polyprenyl-6-hydroxyphenol methylase/3-demethylubiquinol 3-O-methyltransferase UbiG, protein MTAQTSSDTNYTQSELDKFGALAQRWWDPEGPQKPLHALNPARLGYVAARMPLRGARVLDVGCGAGLLSEAMAREGAQVTALDLAPELVKVARLHGLESGVKVDYRLQSVESLAGEMAGQFDAITCMEMLEHVPDPGSIIRACATLLRPGGKLFLSTLNRTPAAFALAIVGAEYIARLLPRGTHQYRDFIKPHELAAWLREAGLSLEDVSGLMYEPWRNGARIIPRTDVNYLACAAKPDAA, encoded by the coding sequence ATGACTGCCCAGACGTCCAGCGACACCAATTACACCCAGTCCGAACTCGACAAGTTCGGCGCGCTCGCGCAGCGCTGGTGGGATCCCGAAGGTCCGCAGAAGCCGCTGCACGCGCTCAATCCGGCACGCCTGGGTTACGTCGCCGCGCGCATGCCGCTGCGCGGTGCGCGCGTGCTCGACGTCGGCTGCGGCGCGGGGCTGCTGAGCGAGGCGATGGCGCGCGAAGGTGCGCAGGTCACCGCGCTGGACCTCGCGCCGGAGCTGGTGAAGGTCGCGCGCCTGCACGGCCTGGAATCGGGCGTGAAGGTCGATTACCGCCTGCAGTCGGTCGAATCGCTCGCCGGGGAAATGGCGGGGCAGTTCGATGCGATCACCTGCATGGAAATGCTCGAGCACGTGCCCGATCCGGGTTCGATCATCCGCGCCTGCGCGACGCTGCTGCGTCCGGGCGGCAAGCTGTTCCTGTCGACGTTGAACCGCACGCCGGCGGCATTCGCGCTGGCGATCGTCGGCGCCGAATACATCGCGCGCCTGCTGCCGCGCGGCACGCACCAGTACCGCGATTTCATCAAGCCGCACGAACTGGCGGCGTGGCTGCGCGAGGCCGGATTGTCGCTGGAAGACGTGAGCGGCCTGATGTACGAGCCGTGGCGCAACGGCGCGCGCATCATCCCGCGCACCGACGTGAACTACCTCGCCTGCGCGGCGAAGCCGGACGCCGCCTGA
- a CDS encoding TRZ/ATZ family hydrolase — MTHDRTPESCDLLIEAGWVVPVVPHGVVLEDHAVAVRDGAILAVLPIREARERFAAKENVSRPDAALVPGLVNAHTHNPMTLLRGIADDLPLMEWLQGHIWPVEGAVMGPEFIEDGIALAIAEMLRGGTTCANENYFFPDVQAAVYKQHGFRARVGLPVIDFPTAWAKTSEEYFERAGEVHDQWRDDPLVATTFAPHAPYTVSDENFERIRMLSDQLDIPVHLHTHETAQEVVESHDKHGQRPIARLDRLGLINDRLIAVHMTQLTDAEIALCAQRGVSVVHCPESNLKLASGFCPVGKLVKAGVNVAIGTDGCASNNDLDMFGETRTAALLAKAVAEDASAFDAATALHAATLGGARALGFDATIGSIEPGKQADLVCVDLGQIETQPLHHIVSQLIYATGRHQVSDVWIAGRAKLRERMLVDMDAAALVANARQWRERIAAIRLT, encoded by the coding sequence ATGACCCACGACCGCACGCCCGAATCCTGCGATCTGCTGATCGAAGCCGGCTGGGTCGTGCCGGTCGTCCCGCACGGCGTGGTCCTTGAAGACCACGCCGTTGCCGTTCGTGACGGCGCGATCCTCGCCGTGCTGCCGATCCGCGAGGCGCGCGAGCGCTTCGCCGCGAAGGAAAACGTCTCACGTCCCGACGCCGCGTTGGTGCCGGGCCTGGTCAACGCGCACACGCACAACCCGATGACGCTGCTGCGCGGCATCGCCGACGACCTGCCGCTGATGGAGTGGCTGCAGGGCCATATCTGGCCGGTCGAAGGCGCGGTGATGGGGCCGGAGTTCATCGAGGACGGCATCGCGCTGGCCATCGCCGAAATGCTCCGCGGCGGCACCACCTGCGCCAACGAGAACTACTTCTTCCCCGACGTGCAGGCCGCGGTCTACAAGCAGCACGGTTTCCGCGCGCGCGTCGGTCTGCCGGTGATCGATTTCCCCACCGCGTGGGCGAAGACGTCGGAGGAGTATTTCGAGCGCGCCGGCGAAGTGCACGACCAGTGGCGCGACGACCCGCTGGTGGCGACGACCTTCGCGCCGCACGCGCCGTACACCGTGTCGGACGAGAACTTCGAGCGCATCCGCATGCTGTCGGACCAGCTCGACATCCCCGTGCACCTGCACACGCACGAGACGGCGCAGGAAGTCGTGGAGTCGCACGACAAGCATGGCCAGCGTCCGATCGCGCGCCTTGACCGCCTCGGCTTGATCAACGATCGCCTGATCGCCGTGCACATGACGCAGCTCACCGACGCGGAAATCGCGCTGTGCGCGCAGCGCGGCGTGAGCGTGGTGCATTGCCCCGAATCCAACCTCAAGCTGGCCTCGGGTTTCTGCCCGGTCGGCAAGCTGGTGAAGGCCGGCGTGAACGTCGCCATCGGCACCGACGGCTGCGCCAGCAACAACGACCTGGACATGTTCGGCGAAACGCGCACCGCCGCGCTGCTCGCCAAGGCCGTGGCCGAAGACGCGTCCGCGTTCGATGCCGCCACGGCGCTGCACGCGGCCACGCTCGGCGGCGCGCGTGCGCTGGGTTTCGACGCGACGATCGGTTCGATCGAACCGGGCAAGCAGGCCGACCTGGTCTGCGTCGACCTGGGCCAGATCGAGACGCAGCCGCTGCACCACATCGTCTCGCAACTGATCTACGCCACCGGGCGCCACCAGGTGAGCGACGTGTGGATCGCCGGCCGCGCGAAGTTGCGCGAACGCATGCTCGTCGACATGGACGCCGCCGCGCTGGTCGCCAACGCGCGGCAGTGGCGCGAGCGGATCGCGGCGATCCGTTTGACCTGA
- the efp gene encoding elongation factor P encodes MATLGMNDVKTGQKILVNNDPCIITETEYVKPGKGQAFTRVKYRSIKSGRVVEMTMKATDNVEQADVVDTDMQYLYSDGEYWHFMNQESFEQVQADKAGMGGAEKWLKGEEECVVTLWNGTPIAVQPPNFVELKITETDPGVRGDTSGGGGKPATLETGAVVRVPLFVGQEEVIKVDTRSGEYVSRVK; translated from the coding sequence ATGGCCACCCTGGGCATGAACGACGTCAAGACCGGACAGAAGATCCTGGTCAACAACGACCCGTGCATCATCACCGAAACCGAGTACGTCAAGCCGGGCAAGGGCCAGGCCTTCACGCGCGTGAAGTACCGCAGCATCAAGTCGGGCCGCGTGGTCGAAATGACCATGAAGGCGACCGACAACGTCGAGCAGGCCGACGTCGTGGATACCGACATGCAGTACCTGTATTCGGACGGCGAGTACTGGCACTTCATGAACCAGGAGTCGTTCGAGCAGGTGCAGGCCGACAAGGCGGGCATGGGCGGCGCCGAGAAGTGGCTCAAGGGCGAGGAAGAGTGCGTGGTCACGCTGTGGAACGGCACCCCGATCGCCGTGCAGCCGCCGAACTTCGTCGAGCTGAAGATCACCGAGACCGACCCGGGCGTCCGTGGCGACACCTCGGGCGGCGGCGGCAAGCCGGCGACGCTGGAAACCGGCGCCGTGGTCCGCGTGCCGCTGTTCGTCGGCCAGGAAGAAGTGATCAAGGTCGACACCCGCTCCGGCGAATACGTCAGCCGAGTGAAGTGA
- the epmB gene encoding EF-P beta-lysylation protein EpmB: MIPAAPTALHPAPSPAAPPRWQQLWRDAVRDPRELLAMLGLEAAGLRLSGEAAAQFPLRVPHGFVARMHHGDPHDPLLRQVLPLDAEMQPMPGFTLDPVGDSAAKAGHGVIRKYRGRALLIATGSCAIHCRYCFRRHFPYAEETAAAAGWRDAVAAIRADDSIDEVILSGGDPWSLATPKLVELTDALATVPHLKRLRVHTRLPVVLPERVDEALAAWLAALPWPVTVVLHANHANEFDAHVDAALARLRGAGAMLLNQAVLLRGVNDSVDALAALSERGHAAGVLPYYLHQLDRVQGSAHFEVADDTALRLHRELAARVSGYLVPKLVREVAGDPGKRPL; this comes from the coding sequence ATGATACCTGCTGCCCCCACCGCTCTTCACCCTGCTCCGTCCCCTGCCGCCCCGCCGCGCTGGCAACAGCTGTGGCGCGACGCCGTGCGCGACCCGCGGGAGCTGCTGGCGATGCTGGGGCTGGAAGCGGCCGGCCTGCGCCTGTCGGGCGAGGCAGCCGCGCAGTTCCCGCTGCGGGTGCCGCACGGCTTCGTCGCGCGCATGCACCACGGCGACCCGCACGACCCGCTGCTGCGCCAGGTGCTGCCGCTGGACGCCGAGATGCAGCCGATGCCGGGCTTCACGCTCGACCCCGTCGGCGACTCGGCGGCCAAGGCCGGCCACGGCGTCATCCGCAAGTACCGCGGTCGAGCGCTGCTGATCGCCACCGGCTCGTGCGCGATCCACTGCCGCTATTGCTTCCGGCGCCACTTCCCGTACGCCGAGGAAACCGCCGCGGCGGCCGGTTGGCGCGATGCCGTGGCCGCGATCCGCGCCGACGACTCGATCGACGAAGTGATCCTCTCCGGTGGCGATCCGTGGTCGCTGGCCACGCCCAAGCTCGTCGAACTCACCGATGCGCTGGCGACGGTGCCGCACCTCAAGCGCCTGCGCGTGCACACGCGGCTGCCGGTCGTGCTGCCCGAGCGCGTCGACGAGGCGTTGGCCGCCTGGCTCGCCGCGCTCCCCTGGCCGGTCACCGTCGTGCTGCACGCCAACCATGCGAACGAGTTCGACGCCCACGTCGACGCGGCGCTGGCCCGGCTTCGTGGCGCCGGCGCGATGCTGCTCAACCAGGCCGTGCTGCTGCGCGGGGTCAACGACTCGGTCGACGCACTCGCCGCGCTGAGCGAACGGGGCCACGCCGCCGGCGTGCTGCCCTACTACCTGCACCAGCTCGACCGCGTGCAGGGCTCGGCCCACTTCGAGGTCGCCGACGACACCGCCCTGCGCCTGCATCGCGAACTCGCCGCGCGGGTGTCGGGCTATCTCGTGCCGAAGCTGGTGCGCGAAGTGGCGGGCGACCCGGGCAAACGCCCGCTCTGA